AATCCAGGTGATACAGAAACCCCAGCCTTAGTACAAGATGGTTTTTACCCTGCCAATCAGTTGTATGTTACCATTACCAAAGATGAGAACTGGACTGCGACAGATGGCAATAACCATACGACCAAAGAGTACAAGGATAAACAAGGTAGAGTGATTTTAAAAAGAACGTTTGCTTCGACAGGCTCAGCAACCTCAGAGGCGCATGATACCTATTATGTATACGATAGATTTGGGAATTTAACCTATGTAATCCCTCCTAAAGTAACTACAAATGACAGTGTATCAGAGAGTGAGTTATCTGAATTGTGCTATCAATACAAATATGATAATCGTAATAGGCTTATCGAGAAGAAGATCCCTGGTAAGGATTGGGAATATATTGTGTATAATAAACTAGACCAACCTATTCTTACTCAGGATGCCAGTTTAAGAAAAGAAATGACGGGTAAGGCCTGGGATCAATGGTTGTTTACTAAATACGATGGCTTTGGTAGAGTGTTGTATACAGGAACGGTTATTAATGGGAGTAACAGAAAGGTTATTCAGAACAGAGTAAATGACGCTACAACCCCACAGTATGAGTCTAAACTAGCTTCTCCTATTACTATTGGGGGTACAACTGTTTATTATTCTAAAGATGCATATCCAACAAGTATCTATAAGGTGTTTACCATCAACTATTATGATGGCTATGGGTTTGATATTGTAGGACTAACCAATCCCGGTACCGTATATGGTGAGACTGTTCTTAACCATACAAAATCTCTACTTACAGGAAGCAAAGTACGGGTATTAGATACCAATGACTGGATTACTACGGTTACCAGGTATGACAATAAAGCAAGGCCTATCTATGTAGCTAGTAAAAATGAATATCTCAACACTACTGATATTGTAGAAAGTGATCTTGATTTTACGGGTAAAGTAAAACAAACCAAAACGATACATACCAAAGACAGTAATGCTGCCATTGTAACGATAGATACGTTTACGTATGATGACATGGGTAGGCTGTTGATACAAACCCAAAAAATCAATGATCAAGGGGTTGAAACTATTGTTGAAAATAGGTATGATAAATTAGGACAGTTAGAACGTAAGAAAACAGGAGGTGGATTACAGGACGTAAACTACACTTACAATGTTAGAGGATGGCTTAAGAGCATTAATAACGATAGTTATAATGATAATGATCTATTTGATTTTACTCTTAATTATAACACTCCTCAACACGGAGCAAAATCACAGTATAAGTACAACATAGCAGAAGCCGAGTGGAAAACAGCCAGTGATAATGTAGGGCGATGGTATGCGTATGATTATGACGCATTTGAACGAATATTAAGCGCAACCAGTAATGATGGTAACTACAGTGTAAGTAATATTACCTACGATAAGATGGGGAATATCATGACTCTAAACCGCAGTGGTTGGCAAAATACATCGAGTTATCCTAATCTTGATGTACTGGGTTATACTTACGATAGTGGTAATAAATTATTGAGTGTTACTGATTCTGGAAATAAATCCTATGGTTTTAAAGATAGAAGTTTTACAGGTAATGATTATTCATATGATGCAAACGGAAATCTTATAGAAGACAAGAACAAAGGAATTACTAGTGTTAGCTACAACCATTTTAACTTCCCTACACAAATAAACGTTACTAATCCCGATCATGATGGTAATTTACAGTATGTATACGATGCCAATGGTGTGAAGTTAAAAAAGATCGCTTTAGATAGAGGAACTACCAATATTTTAGAATACAATGGTAATTTTGTATATGAGAACGGTTCTTTGAAATCTATAGCACACCCAGAGGGGTATGTTGAGCAGGAAGATGATGGTTCATTTGCCTATGTATATGAGCATAGGGATATCTGGAAAAACACCAGAATCACTTATGCAGACAATAATAAAGATGGTGTTATTACTGCTGCTGAAATACGCAGAGAGCAAAACTACTATCCATTTGGTATGACATGGCAAGGTGTTAATAGCACAATTAGAAATGCTACAAATAATTTAAAGACTTATCAAGGACAAGAGTTAACCGAGGATTTAGGTTTAAATACTCATGAGTGGCGTTACCGTATGAGTGATCGTAGTATTGGTAGGTTTTGGCAGATTGATCCTTTATCAGAGGATTATATGTATAATGCTACATATGCTTTTCAGGAGAATAAAATGGGGATAGGCATTGAGTTAGAAGGTTTAGAAGTTGATACGTTTCCTGTTCCTGAACTAGATGAAGCTAAAGTATATTCAGAGATTAGTCATGAAGTAAAAGCAATTGCAGCTTATATTGCTAGAGGTTTTGATAAATTATTCTTTAGTGGTTCTGGAAAAGCTACTCAAAACGCTTATAAATCAGGAGATAAAAGTGGAACTATGCTGACCACAGTTAACACTAAATTAACTGCGGAAGTAGGGTTTAATTTAGAAAAATATATAAATGATATTCAAGAATCACCTGATGGAACTGCAATAATGTCTAATACGCCAATGGTAATAGCTAAGTTTAAAAAAGAAGTTTATTTTGAAACTTCACTTAAGGGTTCTTTTAAAGCTACTCCAGTAGCAGACGTAACATTAGAGGGTAAAGAAAAGATTGATATATTTACTGGTAAAACTACTATTAAGGCAAGGGGAACTTTTGGAATAAAAGAAAATGGAATATTTGTTTCAGGATCAACATCTTCCGATAATTCTTCAAAAATGGAGGCTGGTTTAAGACTTAAAGTTAAAACCCCAAAATTGTTAAATGGCACTTCTTTTACTGGGGATTTAATATTTGGTGTTAGAGTTCCTACAAGTGGAAAGAAATAAGTGTTTTTTTAGAAAAATATAACATATTATGCTTTAATATGTTATATTTTTGAATTTTATAGAATAGTTTAATATGGCTAATTACAATAAATATACTGATCAAGAACTTTTGGGTATTCTTGGAAAATATAATTCACTAACTTTTATAGCAAAGACTGAATTGAAAAAAGAATTAGTAAAACGTAATATTTTTAAGGATACTAAAGATTTCAAGCAGCTGGAACAATTAATTAATCAGGAAATAGAAGAAATAAAAACACTTAGGTTTTTAAGCGATATTGGTTTTAAAATAAGCTGGTTTAATAAAGGTCAATCTTTTGAAGTTACCAGATCAGCAAAAGCAACTCTAATAGATTTAGTTTCTATTTTTTTAGGAATTATTTTTTCTGTAATGGGTATAGTTGGGTTATCCTCAATAATGAGTTATATGTCTTCTGATGTTACTTTTACTATTGCAGGATTTATTTTTAATGCCGTACTTTTAAGTATAGGTTTTTTCGGTTTTAGGATATTGTATAATGGTACAGATCGCTTAATAAAATATAAAGATTTTAAGTTTATTGTAAACCAAGGTGATATGATATTGAGAAAGCGATTTGATTTTAAGATAGAAGAAATAGAAAAGGAAATATCTTCTTTAAGTATTAAAAAAGATGGTAATCAAATATCTCTTATGAGTGAAGATATAGAAATTATTAATGTTACCTCTCCTAGTTATAGAGCAAAGATGACCTTGGAGGAAATAATCAGTCGTACTAGATGAAATATAATTATAGATATTAAGAAACAAGGTAATTGAGTCAAATAGCTGTTCAAAAAATACTGTATTTTATGATCAATTGCCAGTGTTAAATTAAATATAACAACGAGGCTGCCTAAATATTTTTTTGCAGCCCCCTGCTGCTCCTAGCGTGTAATTGATCGCTCCCGCTATGCCCTCCGCTCCCGCTATGTCTCTTGGCTAGTGGCGTCAAAGATTGGTAGGTAAGAGTAATAAATAAAAGTCACAATTGATAAAAAGATTGTGACTTTTTTACTTGAAATCTCTTATGCCAGTATCAAAAAATGAAACTCTAATATTGTATTTTGGTCAGATAAACAAGAATTATAATATTTCATAATACATCTGGTTATATGTGGTTAGTTTTGCTATGGTGTATTGTAAATATAGTAGTGTAAAAAAATATTAGGATTAAAATATAGATGTAAATCTATTTTAGGATTAAATATAAATATGTAAACTTTTTTTAGGACGAGACAAGATGTAAAAAACACTGTTTTACTGATAAAAAAACCAAGACTCATGCCTTGGCTCTTTATATAGGTAATGGGGTAAGTCATAATACGCTGCTACTTGATAATAGCAGTTCTTATTTGCCAAAGTGTTTCATCACAGCATAGTAATCATTGATATCAACTCCTTCTGCTTTTAATTTGGATAGGATATCATCCTGCTTACCGTTTATGTTTGTTGATGCTATGATTACTATCCTTAGTTCTTCAAGTTGCCCGGCAGTAACAGAAAATGTGGTAGTTTCATTTTGTATAAAAAAATTCATAGAGTAGTTTCTCAACGATATAAAGGTTCTGATATCTATCCCTAATGGGGTTTTAGTAGTTGGTATAGGGTATAAATTAGTACTTCCGTTAAATTTTAGATATCCCAAAATCGCATCATTATCAAGTACTACCTGTGATAATTCTGGTATAGATTGG
The sequence above is a segment of the Aquimarina spinulae genome. Coding sequences within it:
- a CDS encoding DUF6443 domain-containing protein, encoding MRNTKIQQYIIMLIVMMSSTMMFSQLGDCGITSYRDADGDGWGDYNNTTCQLTIPSGYVSKYGDINDNNQWITNIPPKNFYRDADGDGWGNPNIVTYRSVQPSGYVTNNSDRDDSTSLITNIAPRHFYRDGDGDGYGHPGISTYRSVQPSGYVTNSSDCNDGSSAIHPNTVWYKDSDGDGFAIATKKQCSSPGAGYTLSVLPVTDCHDGDSSLNPNTVWYPDGDSDGWGTASDLGAVKRQCSQPTGYTQKVGDCNDNNINIHPETVWYKNSDGDGFASTSKVQCINPGAEYTYEELPLGDCDDNNAAIHPNTVWYKNSDGDGFASTSKVQCSNPGAGYSLTVKPLGDCDDSNAAIHPNTVWYKNSDGDGFASTTKTQCAHPGSGYSLTVKPLGDCDDGSAAIHPNTVWYADTDGDGFGDPNVLKQQCIQPVGYVLNNNDQCPEKSGPQQGCIFIPHQLHLSNENYVFTRVYQKPMTSPDQIHYNKDVIESVTYFDGLGRTKQQIAIKASPDGKDIVTHIGYDEYGRQDKQYLPFESNTSVGSYKDVDIVNDINQYYETKYADDFIGVAKDHKDFNAYSESVFEASPLNRVVEQGAPGKDWKANKDSDTDHTIKFNWDTNIANEVVTFKVNFANPGDTETPALVQDGFYPANQLYVTITKDENWTATDGNNHTTKEYKDKQGRVILKRTFASTGSATSEAHDTYYVYDRFGNLTYVIPPKVTTNDSVSESELSELCYQYKYDNRNRLIEKKIPGKDWEYIVYNKLDQPILTQDASLRKEMTGKAWDQWLFTKYDGFGRVLYTGTVINGSNRKVIQNRVNDATTPQYESKLASPITIGGTTVYYSKDAYPTSIYKVFTINYYDGYGFDIVGLTNPGTVYGETVLNHTKSLLTGSKVRVLDTNDWITTVTRYDNKARPIYVASKNEYLNTTDIVESDLDFTGKVKQTKTIHTKDSNAAIVTIDTFTYDDMGRLLIQTQKINDQGVETIVENRYDKLGQLERKKTGGGLQDVNYTYNVRGWLKSINNDSYNDNDLFDFTLNYNTPQHGAKSQYKYNIAEAEWKTASDNVGRWYAYDYDAFERILSATSNDGNYSVSNITYDKMGNIMTLNRSGWQNTSSYPNLDVLGYTYDSGNKLLSVTDSGNKSYGFKDRSFTGNDYSYDANGNLIEDKNKGITSVSYNHFNFPTQINVTNPDHDGNLQYVYDANGVKLKKIALDRGTTNILEYNGNFVYENGSLKSIAHPEGYVEQEDDGSFAYVYEHRDIWKNTRITYADNNKDGVITAAEIRREQNYYPFGMTWQGVNSTIRNATNNLKTYQGQELTEDLGLNTHEWRYRMSDRSIGRFWQIDPLSEDYMYNATYAFQENKMGIGIELEGLEVDTFPVPELDEAKVYSEISHEVKAIAAYIARGFDKLFFSGSGKATQNAYKSGDKSGTMLTTVNTKLTAEVGFNLEKYINDIQESPDGTAIMSNTPMVIAKFKKEVYFETSLKGSFKATPVADVTLEGKEKIDIFTGKTTIKARGTFGIKENGIFVSGSTSSDNSSKMEAGLRLKVKTPKLLNGTSFTGDLIFGVRVPTSGKK